The following are from one region of the Amycolatopsis sp. QT-25 genome:
- a CDS encoding prolyl oligopeptidase family serine peptidase: protein MVEIAPYGTWTSPLSAADVAASGGSAQWLATAGNEVWWAEARTGEGGRVTLVRSRADGTVKDVLPPPWNVRNRVHEYGGRPWLVLGDDLVFTHWADQRVYRRDLATGETTPLTPEPATPHQIRYSDLRPGRTGEVWLVRERSTGPRRVDIARDLIAVPLDGGPERVLTAGHHFLTAPHLSPDGGRAAWIGWNHPAMPWDGTELCVAELREDGTFGPHRVLAGAPDVAVCQVEWETADSLLALLDPDGWWNLHRVGLDGGITNLAPSEQEIGGAQWKLGARWFAPLGDGRFAVIASGKLAILDETTRQVTPVAAAADLTAWSANAFAVHEGHVVGVAAGPAREGAVVKVDLDGGTVTELAPAPEPPSPAYLPTPVERIFKNDDGDQIPAFVYLPANADFAAPDGERPPLFVYPHGGPTGRDSAVLDYEIAYFTSRGIAVVTVNYGGSTGYGRAYRERLREQWGVVDVADCVTVAEALAAEGTVDGDRLAIRGGSAGGYTAAASLTTTTTYRAGTVMYPILDLGQWTGDGGETHDFESRYLDGLVGPLPDCEQRYRDRSPINNADTLAGPLLFLQGLEDEICPPEQADRFVAGLAGRGIEHAYLRFEGEQHGFRKAETIVAALEAELSFYGQVFGFETPGVPKLRLSR from the coding sequence GTGGTTGAGATCGCCCCTTACGGCACCTGGACGTCTCCCCTGTCGGCCGCCGATGTCGCGGCCTCGGGAGGCAGCGCGCAATGGCTGGCAACGGCGGGGAACGAGGTGTGGTGGGCCGAAGCGAGAACCGGTGAGGGTGGCCGCGTGACCCTCGTGCGGTCCCGCGCCGACGGCACGGTCAAAGACGTCCTTCCCCCTCCCTGGAACGTCCGGAACCGGGTCCACGAATACGGTGGCCGCCCCTGGCTCGTCCTTGGCGACGACCTGGTCTTCACCCACTGGGCCGATCAGCGTGTCTACCGCCGCGACCTGGCCACCGGCGAGACGACCCCGCTCACCCCGGAACCGGCCACCCCGCACCAGATCCGCTACAGCGACCTCCGGCCCGGCCGGACCGGTGAAGTCTGGCTGGTGCGCGAACGCAGCACCGGCCCCCGGCGCGTCGACATCGCCCGTGACCTCATCGCCGTCCCCCTCGACGGCGGCCCTGAACGGGTGCTGACGGCCGGCCACCACTTCCTCACCGCGCCGCACCTCTCACCCGACGGCGGGCGGGCGGCGTGGATCGGCTGGAACCATCCCGCGATGCCTTGGGACGGCACGGAACTGTGCGTCGCCGAACTCCGCGAGGACGGGACCTTCGGACCCCACCGCGTACTCGCCGGCGCGCCGGACGTCGCCGTCTGCCAGGTCGAATGGGAGACGGCGGACAGCCTGCTGGCGTTGCTCGACCCGGACGGCTGGTGGAATCTGCACCGCGTCGGACTCGACGGCGGCATCACGAACCTCGCACCGTCGGAGCAGGAGATCGGCGGTGCGCAGTGGAAACTCGGCGCACGCTGGTTCGCGCCGCTCGGGGACGGCCGGTTCGCCGTCATCGCCTCGGGCAAGCTCGCCATCCTCGACGAGACAACGCGGCAAGTGACCCCGGTGGCGGCCGCCGCCGACCTCACCGCGTGGTCCGCCAACGCTTTCGCGGTACACGAAGGCCACGTGGTCGGCGTCGCGGCGGGCCCGGCCCGCGAAGGCGCCGTCGTGAAGGTCGATCTCGACGGCGGGACAGTCACCGAACTCGCGCCGGCACCCGAACCACCGTCGCCCGCCTACCTGCCGACGCCGGTGGAGCGGATCTTCAAGAACGACGACGGCGACCAGATCCCGGCTTTCGTCTACCTGCCCGCGAACGCCGACTTCGCCGCGCCGGACGGCGAACGCCCGCCGCTGTTCGTGTACCCGCACGGCGGCCCGACCGGCCGGGACAGCGCGGTGCTCGACTACGAGATCGCGTACTTCACCAGCCGCGGGATCGCCGTGGTCACGGTGAATTACGGCGGGTCGACCGGATACGGCCGCGCCTATCGCGAACGGCTGCGGGAACAGTGGGGCGTCGTCGACGTCGCGGACTGTGTCACCGTCGCCGAGGCCCTCGCCGCCGAAGGCACCGTCGACGGCGACAGGCTGGCGATCCGCGGCGGCAGCGCCGGCGGGTACACCGCCGCCGCCTCGCTGACCACCACGACCACCTACCGCGCGGGCACCGTGATGTACCCGATCCTCGACCTCGGCCAGTGGACCGGGGACGGCGGCGAAACGCACGACTTCGAGTCGCGCTACCTCGACGGGCTGGTCGGGCCGCTGCCGGACTGCGAACAGCGCTACCGGGACCGGTCGCCGATCAACAACGCGGACACCCTCGCCGGCCCGTTGTTGTTCTTGCAGGGGCTGGAGGACGAGATCTGCCCACCGGAGCAGGCGGACCGGTTCGTGGCCGGGCTGGCGGGGCGCGGCATCGAGCACGCCTACCTGAGGTTCGAAGGCGAGCAACACGGTTTCCGGAAGGCGGAGACCATCGTGGCCGCACTCGAAGCGGAGCTGTCGTTCTACGGGCAGGTCTTCGGCTTCGAGACGCCCGGCGTACCGAAACTCCGGCTGAGCCGGTGA
- a CDS encoding DUF3090 domain-containing protein yields the protein MSRVIHVFRQPDRFVAGTVGEPGDRTFYLQASEDVRTISVTIEKQQVVVLAERLSSLLEEVASRFGADVPADAPDELLDVDPLTVPVEEEFRVGTMGLGWDADSSAVVIELLAMTEGEVDETVVLDDTEEGPDAVRVFLSPGAARAFAERADRVVNAGRKPCPLCAEPLDPAGHICPRQNGYRRDVDVLED from the coding sequence ATGTCTCGCGTAATCCACGTCTTCCGCCAGCCCGACCGGTTCGTCGCCGGAACCGTCGGTGAGCCCGGCGACCGCACCTTCTACCTCCAGGCGTCCGAGGACGTCCGCACGATCAGTGTGACGATCGAGAAACAGCAGGTCGTGGTCTTGGCCGAACGGCTCAGCTCGCTGCTGGAAGAGGTCGCCAGCCGGTTCGGCGCGGACGTACCGGCCGACGCGCCCGACGAGCTGCTCGACGTCGACCCCCTCACGGTTCCGGTCGAGGAGGAGTTCCGCGTCGGCACCATGGGGCTCGGCTGGGACGCGGACAGCAGCGCCGTCGTCATCGAGCTGCTCGCGATGACGGAGGGCGAGGTGGACGAAACGGTCGTTCTGGACGACACCGAAGAAGGCCCGGACGCCGTCCGTGTCTTCCTCAGCCCTGGCGCGGCGCGCGCTTTCGCGGAACGAGCCGACCGGGTGGTCAACGCCGGTCGCAAGCCGTGCCCGCTGTGCGCCGAGCCGCTCGACCCGGCGGGCCACATCTGCCCGCGGCAGAACGGGTACCGGCGCGACGTCGACGTTCTCGAGGACTGA
- a CDS encoding SCO1664 family protein has translation MTETSRELVTRGKIDVEGRLVDASNVTLFCTIELDGVSGNVVYKPVSGERPLWDFPDGTLAGREVATAMVAEASGLGAIPPTVLRDGPFGPGMVQLWIETTEEELVDVRSPGDLPEDWRVVLHAHDRDGEPAVLAHANRQGMRELALLDIVVNNTDRKGGHVLAGADGRVYGVDHGICLHTDPKLRTVLWGWIGERLTEAEAGKLRGLRERLDGELGDALGEHLTGFEIRALAERTELLLAEGVFPEPGDDWRAVPWPLF, from the coding sequence GTGACGGAGACTTCGCGGGAGCTGGTGACGCGCGGCAAGATCGACGTCGAAGGCAGGCTTGTCGACGCTTCCAACGTCACGCTCTTCTGCACGATCGAACTCGACGGCGTCTCCGGCAACGTCGTGTACAAGCCGGTGTCCGGTGAGCGGCCGTTGTGGGACTTCCCGGACGGGACGCTCGCCGGCCGCGAGGTCGCGACGGCCATGGTCGCCGAAGCTTCCGGGCTCGGCGCGATCCCGCCCACGGTGTTGCGCGACGGCCCGTTCGGGCCCGGCATGGTGCAGCTGTGGATCGAGACCACCGAGGAGGAACTGGTCGACGTCCGGTCACCAGGTGATCTGCCGGAGGACTGGCGCGTCGTCCTGCACGCGCACGACCGCGACGGTGAACCGGCGGTGCTCGCGCACGCGAATCGGCAGGGGATGCGGGAACTCGCCTTGCTCGACATCGTGGTCAACAACACCGACCGCAAGGGCGGCCACGTGCTCGCCGGTGCCGACGGCCGGGTCTACGGCGTCGACCATGGCATCTGCCTGCACACCGACCCGAAGCTGCGGACGGTGCTCTGGGGCTGGATCGGTGAGCGGCTGACCGAGGCCGAGGCCGGCAAGCTGCGTGGCCTGCGCGAGCGGCTGGACGGCGAACTCGGCGACGCGCTCGGCGAGCATCTCACCGGCTTCGAGATCCGAGCGCTGGCCGAGCGCACCGAACTGCTGCTGGCCGAGGGTGTCTTCCCGGAGCCCGGCGACGACTGGCGGGCTGTCCCGTGGCCGTTGTTCTGA